From one Desmodus rotundus isolate HL8 chromosome X, HLdesRot8A.1, whole genome shotgun sequence genomic stretch:
- the DUSP21 gene encoding dual specificity protein phosphatase 21, translating into MTTPWTSSQAEQVSQPSSIYSLSQITRSLFIGNAVTANSRFVLSSYHITTVISVSVETVNTVFEGIQYLTVPVADSPSTYLYDFFDPIADHIHSVDMKQGRTLLHCVAGVSRSATLCIAFLMKYRGMSLLNAHKWTKLRRPIIRPNNGFWEQLIQYEYKLFTKNTVRMINSPVGRIPDIYQKKLLLMMPK; encoded by the coding sequence aTGACAACACCGTGGACTTCCTCCCAGGCTGAGCAGGTCTCACAGCCCTCAAGCATCTATAGCCTGTCCCAGATAACCAGAAGCCTGTTTATAGGTAATGCCGTGACAGCTAACAGCAGATTCGTGTTGTCCAGCTACCACATCACTACTGTCATCAGTGTTTCAGTGGAGACAGTCAACACAGTTTTTGAGGGCATCCAATATCTAACGGTACCGGTGGCCGACTCTCCCAGCACGTACCTCTACGATTTTTTTGATCCCATAGCTGATCACATCCACAGCGTGGACATGAAGCAGGGCCGAACACTGCTGCACTGTGTCGCCGGTGTGAGCCGCTCTGCCACTCTCTGTATCGCCTTTCTCATGAAGTACCGCGGAATGTCGCTGCTGAATGCCCACAAATGGACCAAGTTACGCCGCCCCATCATCCGACCCAACAACGGGTTTTGGGAACAACTTATTCAATATGAATACAAGCTATTTACCAAAAACACGGTACGAATGATCAATTCTCCAGTGGGTAGGATCCCAGACATCTACCAGAAGAAGCTCCTTTTGATGATGCCAAAGTAA